A genomic stretch from Croceibacterium aestuarii includes:
- the pgmG gene encoding phosphoglucomutase/phosphomannomutase PgmG, with protein MSYKFDPTVLREYDIRGVIGETLGPDDARAIGRSFATLLREAGGKTVAVGYDGRVSSPMLEHALIEGLTSSGCDVVRVGMGPTPMLYYAEAALEQVDGGIQITGSHNPANYNGFKMVFQGRPFFGEDIQKVGRLAADGAWLDGTGEVSSHEMLGDYIEALLAGLEGIDAATLSAMRVGWDAGNGAAGPALEALVARLPGEHFCLYTEVDGNFPNHHPDPTVPENLEDLQALVAEKNLDFGVAFDGDGDRIGAIDGEGRIIWGDQLLMIYAEDLLDRLPGATIIADVKASRALFDRVAELGGQPLMWNTGHSLIKSKMKETRAPLAGEMSGHVFFADTYYGFDDALYAAIRLIAASARLGKTVTQLRGAMPDLVNTPEMRFQVDESRKFAVIDEVKERLGETDADVNDTDGVRVTSADGWWLLRASNTQDVLVARAESETEAGLQRLMAQIDEQLAASGLSRGAQAPH; from the coding sequence ATGAGTTACAAATTCGACCCGACGGTTCTCAGGGAATACGACATCCGCGGCGTGATCGGCGAGACGCTCGGGCCCGACGATGCACGGGCGATCGGCCGCAGTTTCGCCACGCTGCTGCGCGAAGCCGGCGGCAAGACCGTGGCCGTGGGGTACGACGGCCGGGTCAGCTCGCCAATGCTCGAGCATGCGCTGATCGAGGGGCTGACCTCCAGCGGCTGCGACGTCGTGCGGGTCGGCATGGGGCCGACCCCGATGCTCTATTACGCCGAGGCGGCGCTAGAGCAGGTGGATGGCGGCATTCAGATAACCGGCAGCCACAATCCCGCCAACTATAACGGCTTCAAGATGGTGTTTCAGGGTCGGCCGTTCTTCGGGGAGGACATCCAGAAGGTCGGCCGGTTGGCTGCGGACGGCGCCTGGCTCGACGGAACCGGCGAGGTCAGCTCGCACGAGATGCTCGGCGATTATATCGAGGCGCTGCTCGCTGGTCTCGAGGGCATCGATGCCGCCACGCTTTCGGCCATGCGCGTCGGCTGGGATGCCGGCAACGGCGCCGCCGGTCCCGCGCTCGAAGCGCTCGTCGCGCGCCTGCCGGGCGAGCACTTCTGCCTCTACACCGAGGTCGATGGAAACTTTCCCAATCATCATCCCGATCCAACCGTTCCGGAAAACCTCGAGGACCTTCAGGCGCTCGTCGCCGAGAAGAACCTCGACTTCGGAGTTGCTTTCGACGGCGACGGCGACCGCATCGGCGCGATCGACGGCGAAGGCCGCATTATCTGGGGCGATCAGCTGCTGATGATCTATGCGGAAGACCTCTTAGATAGACTTCCCGGGGCGACCATCATCGCCGACGTCAAGGCGAGCCGGGCGCTGTTCGACCGGGTCGCCGAGCTCGGCGGCCAGCCGCTGATGTGGAACACCGGCCATAGTCTGATCAAATCCAAGATGAAGGAGACGCGGGCCCCGTTGGCGGGGGAAATGAGCGGTCACGTGTTCTTCGCCGACACGTACTACGGCTTCGACGACGCGCTGTACGCCGCGATCCGGCTGATCGCCGCCTCCGCGCGGCTCGGCAAGACGGTGACGCAGCTGCGCGGGGCGATGCCCGACCTCGTAAACACCCCGGAAATGCGCTTCCAGGTCGACGAGAGCCGCAAGTTCGCGGTAATCGACGAAGTAAAGGAGAGGCTCGGCGAGACCGACGCCGATGTAAACGATACCGACGGCGTGCGCGTGACGAGCGCGGACGGCTGGTGGCTGCTGCGCGCCTCGAACACCCAGGATGTGCTTGTCGCCCGGGCCGAGAGCGAGACCGAAGCGGGTCTTCAGCGCCTGATGGCGCAGATCGACGAGCAGCTCGCCGCCTCGGGACTCTCGCGTGGAGCGCAAGCCCCGCATTAG
- the scpA gene encoding methylmalonyl-CoA mutase, whose translation MAEKATKDDWRNLADNEVKGRDLTWHVPEGFAIEPLYTAEDAPAEGPGLPGFAPFTRGVKASMYAGRPWTVRQYAGFSTAEESNAFYRRNLAAGQKGLSVAFDLATHRGYDSDHPRVVGDVGKAGVAIDTVEDMEILFSGIPLDQMSVSMTMNGAVIPVMAFYIVAAEKQGVSADKLSGTIQNDILKEFMVRNTYIYPPAPSMRIVSDIIAYTSAHMPKFNSISISGYHMHEAGATAVQELAFTIADGKEYAGRAMEAGLDIDAFAGRLSFFFGIGMNFFMEVAKLRAARTLWYEVMDGLGAKAERSKMLRTHCQTSGVSLQEQDPYNNVIRTTVEALAAVLGGTQSLHTNALDEALALPTDFSARIARNTQLVLQEESGITNVVDPLGGSYYVEALTAKLVEEARALMAEVDAAGGMTAYVASGAPKAAIEEAAAARQAAVDRGETVIVGVNKYVLDEHAPIDTLDIDNHKVRDGQIARIRKARESRDEAKCHAALDALAEGARGDGNLLALAVECARANATLGEISSAMEAAFGRYDTVPTPVKGVYAKAYAGDERFAQVVEGVEAVGRRLDRKPKIMVAKMGQDGHDRGANVIASAFADMGFDVLSGPLFQTPRETADMALAENVDAVGASSLAAGHKTLIPELIGHLRDAGRADIKVVAGGVIPPQDYDFLREAGVQGIYGPGTNVVEAAADLLRLLGHNMPPAGDVTKEAAK comes from the coding sequence ATGGCTGAAAAGGCGACAAAGGACGATTGGCGCAATCTCGCCGACAATGAGGTCAAGGGCCGCGACTTGACCTGGCACGTGCCGGAGGGGTTCGCCATCGAGCCGCTCTACACCGCCGAGGACGCTCCGGCAGAGGGGCCCGGCCTGCCCGGTTTCGCACCGTTCACCCGCGGCGTGAAGGCCAGCATGTACGCCGGGCGCCCGTGGACGGTGCGGCAGTACGCCGGCTTTTCGACCGCCGAGGAATCGAACGCCTTCTACCGCCGCAATCTCGCCGCCGGGCAGAAAGGGCTGTCGGTCGCCTTCGACCTCGCGACCCACCGCGGCTACGATTCCGACCACCCGCGCGTGGTCGGCGATGTCGGGAAGGCGGGAGTGGCGATCGACACGGTCGAGGACATGGAGATTCTGTTCTCCGGCATCCCGCTCGACCAGATGTCGGTCAGCATGACGATGAACGGCGCGGTGATCCCGGTGATGGCGTTCTACATCGTCGCCGCGGAAAAACAGGGCGTGTCGGCTGACAAGCTTTCCGGGACCATCCAGAACGACATCCTCAAGGAGTTCATGGTCCGCAACACCTACATCTATCCGCCTGCGCCGAGCATGCGGATCGTGTCGGACATCATCGCCTACACCTCGGCGCACATGCCGAAGTTCAACAGCATTTCGATCAGCGGCTACCACATGCACGAGGCCGGGGCGACGGCGGTGCAGGAACTCGCCTTCACGATCGCCGACGGCAAGGAATACGCCGGGCGCGCGATGGAAGCCGGGCTCGACATCGACGCCTTCGCAGGGCGGCTGTCGTTCTTCTTCGGCATCGGCATGAACTTCTTCATGGAAGTCGCCAAGCTGCGCGCCGCGCGCACGCTGTGGTACGAGGTGATGGACGGCCTCGGCGCGAAGGCCGAGCGCTCGAAGATGCTCCGCACCCACTGCCAGACCAGCGGCGTTTCGCTGCAGGAGCAGGACCCCTATAACAATGTGATCCGCACGACAGTTGAGGCGCTCGCTGCGGTACTCGGGGGGACGCAGTCGCTGCACACCAACGCGCTCGACGAGGCGCTGGCGCTGCCCACGGACTTTTCCGCCCGGATCGCGCGCAACACCCAGCTCGTGTTGCAGGAGGAAAGCGGAATCACCAACGTCGTCGACCCCCTCGGCGGCAGTTATTACGTCGAGGCGCTGACCGCGAAGCTGGTCGAGGAGGCCCGTGCGCTGATGGCCGAGGTCGACGCCGCGGGCGGCATGACCGCCTACGTCGCCAGCGGCGCGCCGAAGGCTGCGATCGAAGAAGCGGCTGCCGCACGCCAAGCGGCGGTGGATCGCGGCGAGACGGTGATCGTCGGGGTCAACAAGTACGTGCTCGACGAACACGCCCCGATCGACACGCTCGACATCGACAACCACAAGGTCCGCGACGGCCAGATCGCCCGCATTCGAAAGGCCCGCGAAAGCCGCGACGAGGCGAAGTGCCATGCGGCGCTCGACGCGTTGGCCGAGGGCGCAAGGGGCGACGGCAATCTCCTCGCTCTCGCGGTCGAATGCGCGCGCGCCAACGCTACCCTGGGCGAGATCTCGTCGGCGATGGAGGCTGCGTTCGGCCGCTACGACACCGTGCCGACGCCGGTGAAGGGCGTCTATGCCAAGGCCTACGCCGGCGACGAACGCTTCGCCCAGGTGGTCGAAGGGGTCGAGGCCGTCGGCCGCCGGCTCGACCGCAAGCCCAAGATCATGGTCGCCAAGATGGGGCAGGACGGGCACGACCGCGGCGCCAACGTCATAGCCAGCGCCTTTGCCGACATGGGCTTCGACGTGCTCTCCGGCCCCCTGTTCCAGACCCCGCGCGAGACCGCCGACATGGCGTTGGCCGAAAACGTCGACGCGGTCGGGGCCAGCTCGCTCGCCGCCGGGCACAAGACGCTGATTCCCGAGTTGATCGGACACCTGCGCGATGCCGGGCGGGCCGACATCAAGGTCGTCGCCGGCGGGGTAATCCCGCCGCAGGATTACGACTTCCTGCGCGAGGCGGGGGTGCAGGGCATCTACGGACCTGGCACCAATGTCGTCGAGGCAGCCGCCGACCTACTGCGCCTGCTCGGCCACAACATGCCGCCGGCAGGAGACGTCACGAAGGAAGCGGCCAAATAA
- a CDS encoding division plane positioning ATPase MipZ has product MTSHTPHRIVFANEKGGTGKSTTAVHVAIALAYRGARVVAIDLDHRQRTFARYLENRAETAARREIDLPTAEFAVLGGGSPEELEAKVAELSSGDLAGPADFVIFDTPGRDDPLARHAAASADTLVTPMNDSFVDFDLIGQVDAETFKVRRLSFYSELIFEARKTRAMKERRSMDWIVVRNRVHHVEARNQQRVDQALAELSKRVGFRVSQGLSERVIYRELFPSGLTLLDKGHLGELGTSHLVARQELRELVANLNLPGFVPRAEAA; this is encoded by the coding sequence GTGACCAGTCATACACCGCACCGCATTGTCTTCGCCAACGAGAAGGGCGGGACGGGCAAGTCGACCACCGCGGTGCATGTGGCGATCGCGCTGGCCTATCGCGGTGCGCGGGTCGTCGCGATCGATCTTGACCATCGCCAGCGCACCTTCGCCCGCTATCTCGAAAACCGCGCCGAGACCGCAGCGCGGCGCGAGATCGACCTGCCGACAGCCGAATTCGCCGTGCTGGGCGGGGGCTCGCCCGAGGAGCTGGAAGCCAAGGTCGCCGAGCTCAGCAGCGGCGACCTCGCCGGACCGGCCGATTTCGTCATTTTCGACACGCCCGGGCGCGACGACCCGCTCGCGCGGCACGCCGCCGCCAGCGCCGACACGCTGGTCACCCCGATGAACGACAGCTTCGTCGACTTCGACCTGATCGGCCAGGTCGATGCCGAAACGTTCAAGGTCCGCCGCCTGTCGTTCTATTCCGAACTGATTTTCGAGGCGCGCAAGACCCGGGCGATGAAGGAACGCCGCTCGATGGACTGGATCGTGGTGCGCAACCGCGTCCACCATGTCGAGGCGCGCAACCAGCAGCGCGTCGACCAGGCGCTGGCCGAGCTGAGCAAGCGGGTCGGCTTCCGCGTCAGCCAGGGGCTGAGCGAGCGGGTGATTTACCGCGAGCTGTTCCCCTCGGGCCTCACGCTGCTCGACAAGGGGCACCTCGGCGAACTGGGCACCAGCCATCTGGTCGCGCGGCAGGAACTGCGCGAACTCGTCGCCAACCTGAACTTGCCGGGCTTCGTCCCGCGAGCCGAAGCGGCCTGA
- a CDS encoding electron transfer flavoprotein subunit alpha/FixB family protein → MKTLVYVEHDNQHLKDATLATVTAAGKLGEVHLLVAGSGCKQVAEAAAKIAGVGKVHLADDGAYEHQLAENVAPLIVELMGDHDAFLAPATTTGKNIAPRVAALLDVMQVSDIIGIEGEKTFVRPIYAGNAIATVESSDAKLVITVRGTAFDKADAEGGSAAIEDVSGPGDAGLSTFVGAEVSESERPELTSAKVVVSGGRALKDAETFEKLITPLADKLGAAIGASRAAVDAGYVPNDYQVGQTGKIVAPEVYIAIGISGAIQHLAGMKDSKTIVAINKDEDAPIFQVADIGLVADLFQAVPELTEKL, encoded by the coding sequence ATGAAGACCCTCGTTTACGTCGAACACGACAACCAGCACCTGAAGGACGCGACGCTCGCCACGGTTACCGCCGCGGGCAAATTGGGCGAAGTCCATCTGCTCGTCGCGGGCAGTGGCTGCAAGCAGGTGGCCGAGGCTGCCGCGAAGATCGCCGGGGTCGGCAAGGTCCACCTCGCCGACGATGGCGCCTACGAGCACCAGCTGGCCGAGAACGTCGCGCCGCTCATCGTCGAGCTGATGGGCGACCACGACGCGTTCCTCGCACCCGCCACGACTACCGGCAAGAACATCGCCCCGCGCGTTGCGGCGCTGCTCGACGTCATGCAGGTTTCCGACATCATCGGCATCGAGGGCGAAAAGACCTTCGTGCGCCCGATCTACGCCGGCAACGCCATCGCCACGGTCGAATCGAGCGATGCCAAGCTGGTCATCACCGTGCGCGGCACCGCGTTCGACAAGGCCGATGCGGAAGGCGGAAGCGCTGCGATCGAGGACGTCAGCGGCCCCGGCGATGCGGGTCTGTCGACGTTCGTCGGTGCGGAAGTGTCCGAGAGCGAGCGGCCCGAGCTGACCAGCGCCAAGGTCGTCGTCTCCGGCGGCCGGGCGCTGAAGGACGCAGAGACCTTCGAGAAGCTGATCACCCCGCTGGCCGACAAGCTCGGCGCGGCGATCGGCGCGAGCCGCGCGGCGGTCGATGCGGGCTACGTCCCGAACGACTACCAGGTCGGCCAGACCGGCAAGATCGTCGCGCCGGAGGTCTACATAGCGATCGGCATCTCGGGCGCGATCCAGCACCTTGCGGGCATGAAGGACTCCAAGACCATCGTCGCGATCAATAAGGACGAGGACGCGCCGATTTTCCAGGTCGCCGACATCGGCCTCGTCGCCGACTTGTTCCAGGCGGTGCCGGAGCTGACCGAGAAGCTGTAA
- a CDS encoding molecular chaperone DnaJ: MATGRWPWQPNSSTRSQALSRARKLLGVQAGARRGDIIAAHKRLIALVHPDRGGTNAQVHEANAARDLLLGELPDTSTEIR, translated from the coding sequence ATGGCGACCGGGCGCTGGCCCTGGCAGCCGAATAGCTCGACTCGTTCGCAGGCCTTGTCGCGCGCGCGCAAGTTGCTGGGCGTCCAAGCCGGCGCCCGCAGGGGCGACATAATCGCGGCGCACAAGCGCCTGATCGCCTTGGTCCATCCCGACCGCGGCGGCACCAACGCCCAGGTCCACGAGGCCAACGCCGCGCGCGACCTCTTGCTCGGCGAACTGCCGGATACTTCCACGGAGATCAGATGA
- the mce gene encoding methylmalonyl-CoA epimerase, whose translation MKLGRLNHVGVAVPDMDAAIAFWRDTMGATQVCEPFDMPEQGVTVCFIDTPNGGTQVELLAPLSDQSPVSSFLAKNPLGGQHHLCFEVPDIASARSEFEAMDKRILGPTRIGAHGTPIFFVHPKDMGGILTEIMETPKASH comes from the coding sequence ATGAAACTCGGCCGCCTCAATCACGTGGGCGTCGCGGTGCCGGACATGGACGCGGCCATCGCGTTCTGGCGTGACACGATGGGCGCGACGCAAGTATGCGAACCGTTCGACATGCCCGAGCAGGGCGTGACGGTGTGCTTTATCGACACCCCGAACGGCGGCACGCAGGTCGAACTGCTCGCTCCGCTGTCGGACCAGAGCCCGGTGAGCAGCTTCCTCGCCAAGAACCCGCTGGGCGGTCAGCATCACCTATGTTTCGAGGTGCCCGACATCGCGAGCGCACGGAGCGAGTTTGAGGCCATGGACAAGCGCATCCTCGGCCCCACGCGGATCGGCGCGCACGGAACCCCGATCTTCTTCGTTCATCCAAAGGACATGGGCGGCATCCTCACCGAGATCATGGAAACTCCGAAGGCCAGTCACTGA
- a CDS encoding electron transfer flavoprotein subunit beta/FixA family protein, with protein sequence MKILVPVKRVIDYNVRPRVKADGSGVDLANVKMSMNPFDEIAVEEAIRLKEKGAAEEIVAVSIGPAKAQETLRTALAMGADRAILVQTDDDVEPLAVAKILKAIADEEQPGIVMLGKQAIDDDSNQTGQMLAALMDRPQGTFASKVEVEGDAVKVTREVDGGLETESLKLPAVITTDLRLNEPRYASLPNIMKAKSKPLDTKSLADYGVDTTPRLTVTNVSEPPVRQAGVKVESVDELVAKLKALGVA encoded by the coding sequence ATGAAGATCCTCGTGCCCGTGAAGCGGGTGATCGACTACAACGTGCGGCCCCGCGTGAAGGCGGACGGCAGCGGGGTCGATCTCGCCAACGTGAAGATGAGCATGAACCCGTTCGACGAGATCGCGGTCGAAGAAGCGATCCGACTGAAGGAAAAGGGCGCGGCCGAAGAGATCGTCGCCGTCAGCATCGGGCCGGCCAAGGCACAGGAAACGCTGCGCACCGCGCTGGCCATGGGCGCCGACCGGGCGATCCTGGTGCAGACCGATGACGACGTCGAGCCGCTGGCCGTCGCCAAGATCCTCAAGGCGATCGCCGACGAGGAACAGCCGGGCATCGTCATGCTCGGCAAGCAGGCGATCGACGACGACAGCAACCAGACCGGGCAGATGCTCGCCGCATTGATGGACCGCCCGCAAGGCACCTTCGCCAGCAAGGTCGAGGTGGAAGGCGACGCGGTGAAGGTTACCCGCGAGGTGGACGGCGGTCTCGAGACCGAGAGCCTCAAGCTGCCGGCGGTGATCACCACCGACCTGCGCCTCAACGAGCCGCGCTACGCCTCGCTGCCGAACATCATGAAGGCCAAGTCCAAGCCGCTCGATACCAAGAGCCTGGCCGATTACGGCGTCGACACCACCCCGCGGCTGACGGTGACCAACGTTTCCGAGCCGCCCGTGCGGCAGGCCGGCGTGAAGGTCGAAAGCGTCGACGAACTCGTCGCCAAGCTCAAAGCCCTGGGAGTCGCCTGA
- a CDS encoding acetyl-CoA carboxylase biotin carboxylase subunit — MFSKILIANRGEIACRIIRSARRMGIATVAVYSDADARAPFVQLADEAVHIGPAPASESYLVTDKIIAACKATRAEAVHPGYGFLSERTSFAEALAAEGIAFIGPPVGAIAAMGDKIESKKLAKEAGVNVVPGFVGEIADTDHAVEISNQIGYPVMMKASAGGGGKGMRLAYSEKDVREGFEATKREGLNSFGDDRVFIEKFIENPRHIEIQILGDKYGTILYLNERECSIQRRHQKVVEEAPSPFVTPTMRKAMGEQCVALARAVGYYSAGTVELIVSGADPTGESFYFLEMNTRLQVEHPVTEAITGIDLVEQMIRVAAGEKLGFGQDDIGINGWAIENRVYAEDPYRGFLPSTGRLVRYDPPEAKFHQAPFSPSPSGEGDAGYVRLDDGVAEGGEVSMFYDPMIAKLVTWAPTRDEAAALQVEALDAFRIEGLGHNVDFLSAIMQHPRFLAGELTTGFIAEEYPEGFHGAPASEETLRALAAVAAGIECSARARAAKTSGTLNGAPGNMSDWSVEMDGERFAVTLDEGHAMVDGHRVEGTCDWQPGDATATASGNGTALGLIVRRDGVRWAITTRGATHLALVLPASVAPLAKHMIEKVPPDLSKFLLCPMPGLLVSLHVAEGDDVEPGQPLATVEAMKMENILRAEKAGTVAELRAAEGDSLAVDQVILELE; from the coding sequence ATGTTCTCCAAGATCCTCATCGCCAATCGCGGGGAAATCGCCTGCCGCATAATCCGCAGCGCGCGGCGGATGGGGATTGCGACGGTGGCGGTCTATTCCGACGCCGATGCGCGTGCGCCGTTCGTGCAGCTGGCCGACGAGGCGGTGCATATCGGCCCGGCGCCGGCTTCCGAGAGCTATCTCGTCACCGACAAGATCATCGCCGCGTGCAAGGCGACGCGGGCCGAGGCGGTGCACCCCGGCTACGGTTTCCTGTCGGAGCGGACCAGCTTCGCCGAGGCGCTCGCGGCCGAGGGGATCGCCTTCATCGGCCCGCCGGTGGGTGCGATCGCGGCGATGGGCGACAAGATCGAATCGAAGAAGCTGGCGAAGGAAGCGGGAGTCAACGTCGTCCCCGGTTTCGTCGGCGAAATTGCCGATACGGATCATGCTGTCGAGATATCGAACCAAATCGGTTATCCGGTGATGATGAAGGCCAGCGCGGGTGGCGGCGGCAAGGGCATGCGGCTCGCGTATTCCGAGAAGGACGTCCGCGAGGGGTTCGAGGCGACCAAGCGCGAGGGGCTGAACTCGTTCGGCGACGACCGGGTCTTCATTGAGAAATTCATCGAGAACCCGCGCCATATCGAGATCCAGATCCTCGGCGACAAGTACGGCACGATCCTCTACCTCAACGAGCGCGAGTGCTCCATCCAGCGCCGCCACCAGAAGGTGGTTGAGGAGGCCCCCAGCCCCTTCGTCACGCCGACAATGCGCAAGGCCATGGGCGAGCAGTGCGTCGCCCTCGCCCGCGCGGTGGGTTACTACAGCGCGGGCACGGTGGAGCTGATCGTCAGTGGGGCGGACCCGACCGGCGAGAGCTTCTACTTCCTCGAGATGAACACCCGGCTGCAGGTCGAGCACCCGGTAACCGAGGCGATCACGGGGATCGACCTGGTCGAGCAGATGATCCGCGTCGCCGCCGGCGAGAAGCTCGGCTTCGGGCAGGACGACATCGGCATAAACGGATGGGCGATCGAGAACCGCGTCTATGCCGAAGATCCCTATCGCGGCTTTCTGCCGAGCACCGGGCGGCTGGTCCGTTACGATCCACCCGAGGCGAAATTCCACCAGGCGCCCTTCTCCCCCTCTCCTTCAGGGGAGGGGGACGCAGGGTATGTCCGGCTCGACGACGGCGTGGCCGAGGGCGGCGAGGTGTCGATGTTCTACGATCCGATGATCGCCAAGCTGGTCACGTGGGCGCCCACGCGCGACGAGGCCGCCGCGCTGCAGGTCGAGGCGCTCGACGCCTTCCGCATCGAGGGGCTGGGCCACAACGTCGACTTCCTCAGCGCGATCATGCAACACCCGCGGTTCCTGGCAGGCGAGCTGACCACCGGGTTCATCGCCGAGGAATATCCCGAGGGGTTCCACGGCGCCCCGGCAAGCGAGGAGACGCTGCGCGCCCTGGCGGCCGTTGCCGCCGGGATCGAATGCAGCGCCCGCGCCCGCGCGGCGAAGACCAGCGGCACGCTCAACGGCGCGCCGGGCAACATGAGCGACTGGTCGGTCGAGATGGACGGCGAACGCTTCGCGGTCACGCTGGACGAAGGCCACGCCATGGTCGACGGCCACAGGGTCGAGGGCACCTGCGACTGGCAGCCGGGCGACGCGACCGCGACGGCGAGCGGGAACGGAACGGCCCTCGGCCTGATTGTACGCAGGGACGGCGTTCGCTGGGCGATCACGACACGCGGTGCCACGCATCTTGCGCTGGTCCTGCCCGCCTCGGTGGCGCCGCTGGCCAAACACATGATCGAGAAGGTCCCGCCGGACCTCTCGAAGTTCCTGCTCTGCCCGATGCCGGGCTTGCTCGTTTCGCTGCATGTGGCAGAGGGCGATGACGTCGAACCCGGCCAGCCGCTGGCGACCGTCGAAGCGATGAAGATGGAAAATATCCTGCGGGCGGAGAAGGCCGGAACGGTCGCCGAACTGCGCGCAGCCGAGGGGGACAGCCTGGCGGTCGACCAGGTGATCCTCGAACTGGAGTGA
- the gntA gene encoding guanitoxin biosynthesis heme-dependent pre-guanitoxin N-hydroxylase GntA, whose translation MTSLFDPPAVAVQEIRDFIADPAFPCVGAKSALARGTLKLVTCHDLTSAWDDVRIHRELIDWAHGYKRDPGGLRSLAIAFEGPRDLDEHEFETAMWQRIQSLADKDEWCGQPYDERVSPNPKDPHFSLSFGGEAFFVVGLHPRASRPARRFPHPILVFNLHDQFEQLRQDGTYERMRERILERDVDLAGSPNPMLARHGEASEARQYSGRPVEEDWRCPFRDPRAA comes from the coding sequence ATGACCAGCTTGTTCGACCCGCCCGCAGTGGCGGTTCAGGAAATTCGCGATTTTATTGCCGACCCGGCCTTTCCCTGCGTGGGGGCCAAGTCGGCTTTGGCGCGCGGAACGCTCAAGCTCGTGACGTGCCACGACCTCACCAGCGCCTGGGACGACGTCCGCATTCACCGCGAACTGATCGACTGGGCGCATGGCTACAAACGCGACCCGGGCGGCTTGCGCAGCCTCGCCATCGCCTTCGAAGGGCCGCGCGATCTGGACGAGCACGAGTTCGAGACCGCGATGTGGCAGCGCATCCAATCGCTGGCCGACAAGGACGAGTGGTGCGGCCAGCCGTATGACGAGCGCGTCAGCCCCAATCCCAAGGATCCGCATTTCTCGCTGAGCTTTGGCGGGGAAGCGTTCTTCGTGGTCGGATTGCACCCCCGGGCCAGTCGGCCGGCGCGGCGCTTCCCCCATCCGATCCTGGTGTTCAACCTGCACGACCAGTTCGAGCAGTTGCGGCAGGACGGCACCTATGAGCGCATGCGCGAGCGCATTCTCGAGCGCGATGTTGACTTGGCCGGAAGCCCGAACCCGATGCTCGCGCGGCACGGCGAAGCCAGCGAGGCGCGGCAATATTCCGGCCGCCCGGTGGAAGAAGACTGGCGCTGCCCCTTCCGCGATCCCCGCGCCGCGTGA
- the panC gene encoding pantoate--beta-alanine ligase: METVERLEKLREAVDSLRTRGAVALVPTMGALHEGHLTLVREARGKAASVVVSIFVNPAQFGPNEDLGAYPRQLAEDSRLLQDEGVDLLWAPPVCEVYPEGFATTVSVSGVSEGLCGASRPGHFDGVATVVCKLFNQVRPDLAVFGEKDWQQLAVIRRMARDLDLVLPRAEAIYGVPTVREADGLALSSRNRYLSPEDRQSVAALPQAMREAIAAIGAGSAVAPTLAALEAHLLQAGFSSVDYAELADAATLAPLAELGERPARLLVAARIGGTRLIDNMPVDGTAGRVSDLS; the protein is encoded by the coding sequence GTGGAAACCGTCGAACGGCTGGAAAAGCTCCGCGAAGCTGTGGACAGCTTACGCACTCGCGGCGCGGTGGCGCTGGTCCCGACGATGGGCGCATTGCACGAAGGCCACCTGACGCTGGTCCGCGAGGCCAGGGGGAAGGCCGCATCGGTGGTTGTATCGATATTCGTAAACCCGGCACAGTTCGGCCCGAACGAAGACTTGGGCGCCTATCCGCGCCAGCTCGCCGAGGATTCGCGTTTGCTGCAAGACGAAGGCGTCGACTTGCTGTGGGCGCCCCCCGTCTGCGAGGTCTATCCCGAGGGATTTGCCACTACCGTCTCGGTCAGCGGGGTCAGCGAGGGCCTGTGCGGCGCTTCGCGACCCGGCCACTTCGACGGGGTAGCGACGGTGGTGTGCAAGCTGTTCAACCAGGTTCGCCCCGACCTCGCGGTGTTCGGCGAGAAGGATTGGCAGCAGCTCGCCGTGATTCGGCGTATGGCCCGCGACCTCGATCTCGTGCTGCCGCGGGCCGAGGCAATCTACGGGGTGCCGACGGTGCGCGAGGCGGACGGCCTCGCCCTTTCCAGCCGCAACCGCTACCTTTCGCCAGAGGACCGGCAGAGCGTCGCCGCGCTGCCGCAAGCGATGCGCGAGGCAATCGCGGCGATCGGGGCGGGCAGCGCCGTTGCCCCCACCCTCGCCGCGCTCGAAGCGCACCTGCTGCAGGCCGGGTTTTCCAGCGTCGACTACGCCGAGTTGGCCGACGCGGCGACCCTTGCGCCACTGGCCGAACTGGGTGAGCGCCCCGCCCGCCTGCTCGTCGCCGCACGGATCGGCGGCACCCGGCTGATCGACAACATGCCGGTTGATGGAACCGCAGGAAGGGTGTCTGACTTGTCCTGA